A window of the Myripristis murdjan chromosome 15, fMyrMur1.1, whole genome shotgun sequence genome harbors these coding sequences:
- the cxcl12a gene encoding chemokine (C-X-C motif) ligand 12a (stromal cell-derived factor 1) isoform X1 — MDVKLLAVVAVLTVATYAPPSQAKPISLVERCYCRSTVNSLPRGIIRELKFIHTPNCPFQVVAKLKTNKEVCINPEIRWLQQYLKNAINKMKKAKQAN; from the exons ATGGATGTGAAGTTGCTGGCAGTTGTGGCTGTGCTCACGGTGGCGACTTATGCGCCTCCATCACAAG CCAAGCCCATAAGCCTGGTGGAGAGATGCTACTGCCGTTCAACAGTCAACAGCCTGCCCAGGGGCATCATCCGAGAGCTCAagttcatacacacaccaaactgCCCCTTCCAAGTCGT TGCCAAACTGAAGACCAACAAAGAGGTGTGCATTAACCCTGAGATACGGTGGCTGCAGCAGTACCTGAAGAACGCTATCAACAA GATGAAGAAAGCCAAACAGGCCAACTAG
- the cxcl12a gene encoding chemokine (C-X-C motif) ligand 12a (stromal cell-derived factor 1) isoform X2 encodes MDVKLLAVVAVLTVATYAPPSQAKPISLVERCYCRSTVNSLPRGIIRELKFIHTPNCPFQVVAKLKTNKEVCINPEIRWLQQYLKNAINK; translated from the exons ATGGATGTGAAGTTGCTGGCAGTTGTGGCTGTGCTCACGGTGGCGACTTATGCGCCTCCATCACAAG CCAAGCCCATAAGCCTGGTGGAGAGATGCTACTGCCGTTCAACAGTCAACAGCCTGCCCAGGGGCATCATCCGAGAGCTCAagttcatacacacaccaaactgCCCCTTCCAAGTCGT TGCCAAACTGAAGACCAACAAAGAGGTGTGCATTAACCCTGAGATACGGTGGCTGCAGCAGTACCTGAAGAACGCTATCAACAAGTAA